In Psychrobium sp. MM17-31, a single window of DNA contains:
- a CDS encoding DUF3862 domain-containing protein, giving the protein MKNKLLIAGAVFLLAACGKINKENYDALAVGMDYTEVESLLGNPAECDETLGMKQCKWGDDSKNINVKFVADKVTIYSQKGL; this is encoded by the coding sequence ATGAAAAATAAACTATTAATTGCTGGCGCAGTCTTTTTGTTAGCGGCTTGTGGCAAGATCAACAAAGAAAATTACGACGCATTAGCAGTAGGTATGGATTACACGGAAGTTGAATCGCTATTAGGCAACCCTGCTGAATGTGATGAAACCCTTGGCATGAAACAATGTAAATGGGGCGACGATAGCAAAAACATCAATGTGAAATTTGTAGCGGACAAAGTTACTATTTATTCACAGAAAGGCCTTTAG
- a CDS encoding 5-(carboxyamino)imidazole ribonucleotide synthase — protein sequence MNVLVLGAGQLARMMALSIKPLNIEVLAYDVGSKQVVNPLAPQHPVCDLAAGIERADVITAEFEHVAHDVLALCEASGKLKPSAQAIKIGGDRRLEKALLTTCDAANAKHHIISSEQDFQTAIEALSLPIILKSALEGYDGKGQWRLKSKEDAATIWQDIERFISSNPKQGIVAEQMVPFSREVSLVGARSVSGEVKTYPLTENHHTDGVLSVSTALADEPQLQQQATEVFTRLTQEMEYVGVLAIEFFQVGDQLLVNEIAPRVHNSGHWTQQGCDCSQFANHIRAVCGLPLGSTELARPTAMINILGEDTLPQAALGMDGVNVHWYGKEKRAGRKMGHINVSGKDQAQLEQRLLTIAQLLPNESFADIKSYIAKQCS from the coding sequence ATGAACGTTTTAGTATTAGGTGCCGGCCAACTAGCGCGTATGATGGCATTGAGTATTAAGCCACTAAACATTGAAGTTTTGGCCTATGACGTTGGCTCTAAACAAGTGGTAAATCCGCTTGCTCCGCAACACCCTGTATGTGACTTAGCCGCAGGAATCGAGCGCGCCGATGTTATTACCGCCGAATTTGAACACGTCGCTCACGATGTACTGGCGTTATGTGAAGCTTCTGGCAAGCTCAAACCAAGTGCGCAAGCAATTAAAATTGGTGGCGATCGCCGTTTAGAGAAAGCACTACTCACCACTTGTGATGCCGCGAATGCTAAACATCACATCATTAGCTCAGAGCAAGATTTTCAGACTGCTATTGAAGCGCTTTCATTACCTATAATTTTAAAAAGTGCCCTTGAAGGCTATGACGGCAAGGGACAGTGGCGTCTAAAATCAAAAGAAGATGCAGCTACAATTTGGCAAGACATCGAGCGCTTCATTAGCAGCAATCCAAAGCAAGGAATTGTCGCCGAACAAATGGTGCCATTTTCACGCGAAGTATCGCTAGTTGGTGCACGCAGTGTAAGCGGTGAGGTAAAAACTTACCCACTTACCGAAAACCATCACACCGACGGTGTACTGTCAGTGTCGACAGCGCTCGCAGATGAGCCGCAACTGCAACAACAAGCAACAGAAGTATTTACCCGTCTTACTCAAGAAATGGAATACGTTGGCGTATTGGCGATTGAATTCTTCCAAGTTGGCGATCAACTGCTGGTCAATGAAATCGCGCCACGCGTTCATAATTCAGGTCACTGGACCCAACAAGGCTGTGATTGTAGCCAATTTGCCAATCACATCCGCGCAGTATGCGGCTTACCACTTGGTTCTACTGAGTTGGCGCGTCCTACAGCCATGATTAATATTTTGGGTGAAGATACTCTTCCGCAAGCGGCCTTGGGTATGGATGGTGTAAACGTACATTGGTATGGCAAAGAAAAACGTGCGGGTCGCAAGATGGGACACATTAATGTGTCGGGTAAAGATCAAGCTCAGCTCGAGCAACGCTTGCTGACAATTGCGCAATTACTGCCAAATGAAAGCTTTGCAGATATCAAAAGCTACATCGCCAAACAATGTAGCTAA
- a CDS encoding Sua5/YciO/YrdC/YwlC family protein: MNYCDAPSAFLAGGLIAYPTEAVFGVGCDPDNNQALERLLAMKQRDPSKGLILLASSFEQLTPYIDKDRLTPDMISAMLSRWPNGVTQVVPKSKNLAPLLSGKFDSIAVRVTDQSDVVALCEAVSRPIVSTSANLSGLEPATTWQTLDPQLVEQLDFVVKGETLGFDKPSTIVDAISGQCYR, encoded by the coding sequence GTGAATTATTGTGATGCGCCAAGTGCATTTTTAGCTGGTGGACTCATTGCTTATCCGACGGAAGCGGTGTTTGGTGTGGGATGTGATCCCGACAATAACCAAGCGCTTGAGCGATTGTTGGCGATGAAACAGCGGGACCCGAGCAAAGGACTGATTCTATTGGCTAGCAGTTTCGAGCAATTGACACCTTATATCGATAAAGATCGCCTAACTCCTGATATGATATCGGCGATGCTTAGTCGCTGGCCAAATGGCGTAACTCAAGTTGTGCCTAAATCGAAGAATTTGGCGCCGTTATTATCGGGTAAATTCGATAGTATTGCGGTGCGAGTGACGGATCAGTCAGATGTTGTAGCCTTGTGTGAAGCGGTTAGTAGGCCCATCGTTTCTACAAGCGCTAATTTATCGGGGCTAGAGCCTGCGACGACGTGGCAGACGCTTGACCCTCAACTCGTCGAACAATTGGATTTCGTTGTCAAAGGTGAGACTCTTGGTTTTGACAAACCATCGACCATTGTCGATGCAATTAGCGGTCAGTGTTACCGTTAA
- a CDS encoding DUF58 domain-containing protein, producing the protein MQSQVTLHRRNIFILPSKFGVVFLVLNILLFILGVNYQNNLVIILSSFCFSLFVTTMLFCYQNMAGLQIKPVLRQEYTAGQLVSVECHLSSEQDKHAIDFCYQRQPLQSVPLVGHQTNVALTLHEKKRGVHQLPRLIVASHYPLGIFRAWSNLEFEQRLIVFPESLPYAEQLSAIEQSDGAYDSKRTTSGDSFSGLEPYREGESLKRVAWKQLAQGKGMLTKQFEQTLGEPQWLDIADIDGQNIELKLSYLAYLVNYFSSLSQPFGLLLGAQKLAIGHGNQHRLDALTMLATYGVNGADYE; encoded by the coding sequence GTGCAATCACAGGTAACCTTGCATCGTCGTAATATCTTTATTTTGCCGAGCAAGTTTGGTGTCGTATTCCTCGTGCTCAATATCTTATTGTTTATCTTGGGCGTTAACTATCAGAATAACTTGGTCATTATTTTAAGCAGTTTCTGTTTTTCGCTATTTGTTACCACCATGCTGTTTTGCTATCAAAATATGGCAGGACTGCAAATAAAGCCTGTATTACGACAAGAATACACAGCGGGGCAGCTGGTTAGTGTCGAATGTCATCTAAGCAGTGAGCAAGATAAACACGCGATAGATTTTTGTTATCAGCGCCAACCATTGCAATCGGTGCCATTAGTTGGCCATCAAACCAATGTTGCCTTGACGTTGCACGAAAAAAAGCGCGGTGTTCATCAATTGCCACGCTTAATAGTCGCCAGTCATTATCCGCTAGGAATTTTTCGAGCTTGGTCTAATTTAGAGTTTGAGCAACGTCTTATTGTGTTTCCTGAGTCGCTACCTTATGCCGAGCAATTATCGGCGATTGAACAAAGCGATGGTGCTTATGATTCTAAACGCACGACCAGTGGCGACAGCTTTTCAGGACTTGAACCATATCGTGAAGGTGAATCTTTGAAACGTGTGGCGTGGAAACAGCTGGCACAGGGTAAGGGTATGTTAACTAAGCAGTTTGAACAGACCTTAGGTGAGCCACAATGGTTAGATATTGCGGATATCGATGGCCAAAATATAGAACTGAAATTGAGTTATTTGGCGTATTTAGTTAATTACTTTTCCAGCTTAAGCCAACCGTTTGGCTTATTACTAGGCGCGCAAAAACTGGCTATTGGCCACGGCAATCAACACCGATTGGATGCGCTTACCATGCTTGCGACCTATGGCGTTAACGGAGCTGATTATGAATAG
- the hemF gene encoding oxygen-dependent coproporphyrinogen oxidase: MTTQISAQVVKDYLLALQASICEGLESQEPSVRFEHDAWEREEGGGGESRVLTGGQVFEQAGVNFSHVMGDTLPPSATAARPELTGRRYEAMGVSLVIHPNNPYVPTSHANVRFFIAYKEGEDPIWWFGGGFDLTPYYGNEEDCKFWHQTAKDLCEPFGSDKYPKYKKWCDDYFYLKHRNEARGIGGLFFDDLNEDGFEQSFAFMQAVGNGFIEAYLPIVKARKDTEYGERQRQFQLYRRGRYVEFNLVYDRGTHFGLQSGGRTESILMSMPPLVRWQYCYSPEPDSEEANLYSQFLPVRDWV, from the coding sequence ATGACAACTCAGATTTCAGCGCAAGTTGTAAAAGACTATCTGTTAGCGCTTCAAGCGAGTATTTGTGAAGGGCTAGAAAGCCAAGAGCCAAGCGTGCGCTTTGAGCATGATGCTTGGGAGCGTGAAGAAGGCGGTGGCGGTGAAAGTCGAGTGTTGACCGGTGGTCAGGTGTTTGAACAAGCTGGCGTTAATTTCTCGCATGTGATGGGAGATACGTTACCTCCTTCGGCAACCGCTGCTCGCCCTGAGTTGACTGGTCGTCGCTATGAAGCCATGGGCGTGTCGTTGGTTATTCATCCGAATAATCCTTATGTGCCGACGTCCCACGCTAACGTTCGTTTCTTTATCGCTTACAAAGAAGGTGAAGATCCTATCTGGTGGTTTGGCGGTGGATTCGATTTAACACCGTACTACGGCAATGAGGAAGACTGTAAATTCTGGCACCAAACGGCTAAGGATTTATGTGAGCCTTTCGGCAGTGATAAATACCCGAAATACAAAAAGTGGTGTGATGACTATTTTTACCTCAAACATCGCAATGAAGCACGTGGTATTGGTGGTTTGTTTTTCGACGACCTCAATGAAGATGGTTTCGAGCAAAGCTTTGCCTTCATGCAGGCGGTGGGCAATGGCTTTATAGAGGCTTATCTTCCGATCGTTAAAGCGCGCAAAGATACTGAATACGGTGAGCGACAACGTCAATTCCAGCTGTATCGCCGTGGCCGTTATGTTGAATTTAACTTGGTGTATGATCGCGGCACGCACTTTGGTTTACAAAGTGGTGGCCGTACGGAATCCATTTTAATGTCGATGCCGCCATTGGTAAGATGGCAGTATTGTTATTCCCCTGAACCAGATTCTGAAGAAGCGAATCTATATTCACAATTTCTACCAGTACGAGACTGGGTGTAA
- the purE gene encoding 5-(carboxyamino)imidazole ribonucleotide mutase, with the protein MTVGIIMGSKSDWPTMQHAAQMLDSLGVPYETKVVSAHRTPHLLAEYSETAKERGLKVIIAGAGGAAHLPGMAAAYTSLPVLGVPVQSRVLSGKDSLLSIVQMPKGIAVGTLAIGEAGAANAGLMAAQIIGTHDEAIMANVEAFRKAQTESILNNPDPAAE; encoded by the coding sequence ATGACTGTCGGTATTATCATGGGTTCAAAATCAGATTGGCCAACTATGCAACATGCAGCACAAATGCTTGATTCTCTTGGTGTTCCATACGAAACCAAAGTGGTATCTGCGCATCGCACGCCGCATTTGCTTGCCGAGTACTCTGAAACAGCCAAAGAGCGTGGATTAAAAGTAATTATTGCTGGCGCAGGTGGCGCAGCGCATTTACCAGGTATGGCAGCGGCTTACACCAGCCTCCCAGTACTCGGCGTGCCAGTGCAGTCTCGCGTATTAAGCGGTAAAGATTCACTACTATCTATTGTTCAAATGCCTAAAGGCATTGCTGTAGGCACATTAGCGATTGGCGAAGCGGGTGCCGCCAATGCTGGTTTAATGGCTGCGCAAATTATCGGTACTCACGATGAAGCTATCATGGCGAACGTTGAGGCCTTCCGCAAAGCGCAAACCGAAAGTATCTTAAACAACCCAGATCCAGCGGCCGAGTAG
- a CDS encoding topoisomerase DNA-binding C4 zinc finger domain-containing protein, with product MKKQQDELFSHHEHALEKEYESCPKCGLSLQIRNSKHGPFLGCTGYPSCDYSRPLVEHETMEQQVIVGSSCPECGNELAIKNGRYGMFIGCTNYPECKHIEHQEDEEETLDCPECGKGHIAQRVSRYGKTFYACDTYPKCKFAVNYHPIAGECEQCGFGLLVERKMSGEKRLVCAKKSCSHKQAL from the coding sequence ATGAAAAAGCAACAAGACGAGTTGTTTTCACATCACGAACACGCACTGGAAAAAGAGTATGAATCTTGTCCGAAGTGTGGCCTTTCTTTGCAAATAAGAAATTCTAAACACGGCCCTTTTTTGGGATGTACTGGCTATCCTTCTTGTGATTACAGCAGACCGCTGGTCGAGCATGAAACCATGGAACAGCAAGTTATCGTCGGATCGAGCTGCCCAGAATGTGGCAATGAACTAGCGATAAAAAATGGCCGTTACGGCATGTTTATCGGCTGTACTAACTATCCCGAATGTAAGCATATAGAGCATCAAGAAGACGAAGAAGAGACTTTAGATTGTCCTGAATGTGGTAAAGGGCATATTGCTCAGCGGGTTTCTCGTTACGGCAAAACTTTTTATGCGTGTGATACCTACCCGAAGTGTAAATTCGCAGTAAATTATCATCCCATTGCTGGGGAATGTGAGCAATGTGGCTTTGGATTGTTGGTAGAGCGTAAGATGAGTGGTGAAAAGCGCTTAGTTTGTGCTAAAAAATCTTGTAGTCACAAACAAGCGCTTTAG
- a CDS encoding M3 family metallopeptidase codes for MKKFTLAPLALAIALVGCDSATTPTTSQEKPAVEQQQLLADSNPFSKKWGTPHEMPNFAVIKSEHYLPAFKAAIKQQKQEIAAILNQKSAPTFENTIEAIEFSGNLLSKVSGVFYNLTSAETNDDLKAIAKEVSPLLSAHSDDISLNDALFKRVAAVYDKKDSLELTTAQKKLLEDTYVGFVRSGAKLNSEQKEKIRELNAEIAKLTLQFGDNLLAETNGFEVVVSDKSKLSGLSDSVIAAAAATAKERGHEGKWVFTTHRPSITPVTKFADNRELRKELYLGYINRANNNNEHDNKEILAQIASLRVQKAQLMGYKSHAHFVLEDRVAKTPAAVYELLNKIWPTALEKAKVEVADMQKLVDAEGGNFKIEAWDYPYYAEKIRKARYDLDEEQTRPYFALESTLQGVFHTAQKLFGITVKERTDLPKYHDDVRTFEIYEADGTYVGLFLADHYVRPGKRGGAWMNSYRKQYNMNGEDSTPIIVNVLNYPRPTGDAPALLTFDQASTLFHEFGHALHGLLSDGKYRSQTGTATPRDFVEFPSQVMENWMLQPEVLAQFAKHYKTGEVIPQELVNKIQAASKFNQGFATTEYMAATLLDLNWHSLEDDKIRDTAKFEADALKEWGLIKEIDPRYRSTYFAHIFSGGYSAGYYSYIWSDVFGADAFAAFQENGIFDKKTADAFRKHILSSGGSDDALTLYRQFRGKDASIEPLLRSRGLID; via the coding sequence ATGAAGAAATTTACTTTGGCGCCACTTGCGCTAGCCATCGCACTTGTCGGTTGTGATTCGGCGACAACCCCAACCACTTCTCAAGAAAAACCAGCGGTAGAACAACAGCAATTACTCGCTGACAGCAACCCATTCTCAAAAAAGTGGGGCACGCCACATGAAATGCCTAACTTTGCAGTGATCAAAAGCGAGCACTATCTGCCAGCATTCAAAGCAGCAATTAAGCAGCAAAAACAAGAAATTGCAGCGATCTTAAACCAAAAGTCAGCACCGACTTTTGAAAACACTATCGAAGCTATCGAATTCAGCGGCAACCTACTTTCAAAAGTATCTGGCGTGTTCTACAACCTAACGTCAGCAGAAACTAACGATGATTTAAAGGCCATCGCCAAAGAAGTTTCACCACTACTTTCAGCGCATTCTGACGATATTTCGTTAAACGATGCGTTATTTAAGCGTGTTGCAGCGGTTTACGATAAGAAAGACTCGCTTGAGCTAACAACAGCGCAAAAGAAATTGCTTGAAGACACTTACGTCGGTTTCGTACGCAGTGGTGCTAAGTTAAACAGCGAACAAAAAGAAAAAATCCGTGAGCTAAACGCAGAAATCGCTAAGCTAACACTACAGTTTGGCGACAACCTACTCGCTGAAACTAATGGTTTCGAAGTTGTAGTTTCAGATAAGAGCAAATTATCTGGCTTATCAGACTCTGTTATTGCCGCCGCGGCAGCTACAGCAAAAGAGCGTGGTCACGAAGGCAAATGGGTATTTACAACTCACCGCCCATCAATTACGCCAGTAACTAAATTTGCAGACAACCGCGAATTGCGTAAAGAGCTATACCTTGGTTACATCAATCGCGCTAACAACAATAACGAGCACGATAACAAAGAAATCTTAGCCCAAATTGCTTCATTACGTGTCCAAAAAGCACAATTGATGGGTTACAAATCTCACGCTCACTTCGTGCTAGAAGATCGCGTAGCTAAAACACCTGCAGCTGTTTACGAACTACTTAACAAGATCTGGCCAACGGCACTTGAGAAAGCGAAAGTTGAAGTGGCTGATATGCAAAAGCTTGTTGACGCTGAAGGCGGTAACTTCAAGATTGAAGCTTGGGACTACCCATACTACGCTGAGAAAATTCGCAAGGCGCGTTACGATTTAGACGAAGAACAAACACGTCCTTACTTCGCACTAGAATCAACGCTACAAGGCGTATTCCACACTGCGCAAAAACTCTTTGGCATCACAGTAAAAGAGCGCACAGATTTACCTAAGTACCACGACGATGTTCGCACCTTCGAAATCTACGAAGCAGACGGCACTTATGTTGGTTTATTCCTAGCTGATCACTACGTACGCCCTGGCAAACGTGGCGGTGCTTGGATGAACTCATACCGCAAGCAATACAACATGAACGGCGAAGACTCTACACCAATTATTGTTAACGTATTGAACTACCCGCGCCCAACTGGCGACGCACCTGCGCTATTAACGTTCGATCAAGCAAGCACCTTATTCCACGAGTTTGGCCACGCGCTACACGGTTTATTATCTGACGGTAAATACCGCTCACAAACGGGTACTGCAACACCACGTGATTTCGTAGAGTTCCCATCGCAAGTAATGGAAAACTGGATGTTACAACCGGAAGTATTAGCGCAATTTGCTAAGCACTACAAAACTGGTGAAGTGATTCCACAAGAGCTTGTTAACAAGATCCAAGCGGCAAGCAAATTTAACCAAGGTTTCGCTACTACCGAGTACATGGCCGCAACCTTATTAGATTTAAACTGGCACTCGCTTGAAGATGACAAAATCCGTGATACGGCGAAATTTGAAGCAGACGCACTTAAAGAATGGGGTCTAATTAAAGAGATCGATCCACGTTATCGTTCAACTTACTTTGCTCACATCTTCTCTGGCGGTTACTCAGCGGGTTACTACAGCTACATATGGTCTGATGTATTCGGCGCCGATGCATTCGCAGCCTTCCAAGAAAACGGTATTTTCGATAAGAAGACAGCTGATGCGTTCAGAAAGCACATCTTATCGTCTGGCGGCAGCGACGATGCACTAACGCTTTACCGTCAATTCCGTGGTAAAGATGCCAGCATCGAACCACTACTGCGCAGCCGTGGCTTAATTGACTAA
- a CDS encoding 23S rRNA (adenine(2030)-N(6))-methyltransferase RlmJ, producing MLSYRHSFHAGNFADVLKHLVQVLIIEALQQKPKPFMYCDTHSAAGRYNLRDKTSEKTGEYKDGIGRIWQRDDIPVVMSSYIEMIKSFNQTGELTQYPGSPLVAKSLIGHSQRMELTELHPADLALLEQEFAGDRKVRIQKTDGYKGLKANMPPAQRRALVLIDPPYELKTEHQDAIKGIVEAHKRFATGIYALWYPVVSRRQVEKFCDDFKAQGIRKILRIELNVKADTEEYGMTGTGMIVVNPPWKLEQQMRETLPWLMEQLAQDDKASFKVEWLVEE from the coding sequence ATGCTAAGTTATCGCCACAGCTTTCACGCCGGCAATTTCGCCGATGTACTCAAGCACCTAGTACAAGTTCTCATCATTGAAGCACTCCAACAAAAGCCAAAACCTTTTATGTATTGCGACACCCATTCGGCGGCTGGTCGTTATAACCTGCGTGATAAAACGAGTGAAAAAACAGGCGAATACAAAGACGGTATCGGCAGAATTTGGCAACGTGACGATATCCCAGTGGTTATGAGCAGCTATATCGAAATGATTAAGTCCTTTAATCAAACAGGTGAGCTAACCCAATACCCCGGCTCACCACTGGTAGCTAAATCGCTGATTGGGCACAGCCAACGAATGGAGCTCACCGAACTTCACCCCGCTGATTTAGCACTGCTTGAACAAGAATTCGCTGGCGATAGAAAAGTGCGCATTCAAAAGACTGATGGTTACAAAGGATTAAAAGCCAATATGCCACCAGCACAGCGCCGCGCCTTGGTATTAATAGATCCACCTTATGAATTAAAAACCGAGCATCAAGATGCTATCAAAGGTATCGTCGAAGCCCATAAGCGCTTTGCAACCGGTATCTATGCGCTATGGTATCCTGTCGTCTCGCGACGCCAAGTGGAAAAGTTTTGTGACGATTTTAAAGCACAAGGCATTCGTAAAATTCTGCGCATTGAACTCAATGTAAAAGCCGACACCGAAGAATACGGCATGACAGGCACAGGCATGATTGTAGTCAATCCACCATGGAAGTTAGAACAGCAAATGCGTGAAACATTACCGTGGCTAATGGAGCAACTAGCTCAAGACGACAAAGCTAGCTTTAAAGTTGAATGGTTGGTGGAAGAATAA
- a CDS encoding MoxR family ATPase: MNSAILPLVEQIDRVLLGKQQQIKLSLCCLMAGGHLLIEDVPGVGKTTLANSLAHSLGLSYQRVQFTSDMLPADLLGVSIFNQDSHEFTFHKGPVFSQVVLGDEINRASPKTQSALLEAMAEGQVSIDGETYTLPQPFFVIATQNPLEHSGTFELPDSQLDRFLMRVTLGYPSADAEKAMLNQVEQPTIAKVINSEQLSELKQQVNQVTAADAVLDYILRLVNETRSNSHYAHPLSPRASRALLAASKAWAFIEGRDYVLPEDVQAVIPAVCEHRLRGASSPQAQSLSEQLLHSVNPLG; this comes from the coding sequence ATGAATTCAGCTATTTTGCCTCTGGTTGAGCAGATCGACCGCGTCCTTTTGGGGAAGCAGCAACAGATAAAGTTATCATTATGCTGCTTAATGGCCGGTGGTCACTTGTTGATTGAAGACGTTCCCGGTGTTGGCAAAACCACCTTGGCAAATAGTTTGGCTCATTCATTGGGTCTATCATATCAACGGGTGCAATTTACCAGTGATATGTTGCCTGCCGATTTACTTGGTGTGTCGATCTTCAACCAAGACAGTCATGAATTTACTTTTCACAAAGGCCCAGTTTTTAGCCAAGTGGTATTAGGGGATGAGATTAATCGCGCCAGTCCCAAGACACAAAGCGCATTGCTCGAAGCTATGGCGGAAGGACAAGTGAGTATTGATGGCGAAACCTATACCTTGCCGCAGCCATTTTTTGTTATTGCCACTCAAAACCCACTGGAGCATTCCGGTACCTTTGAATTGCCAGATTCGCAACTCGATCGCTTTCTAATGCGAGTGACTTTGGGTTATCCAAGTGCCGATGCCGAAAAGGCAATGCTTAATCAAGTTGAGCAACCAACAATAGCTAAGGTAATTAACAGCGAGCAACTCAGTGAGCTTAAGCAACAGGTCAATCAAGTGACTGCGGCCGATGCGGTGTTGGATTATATTCTGCGATTAGTCAATGAGACGCGTAGCAACAGCCACTATGCACACCCATTGTCACCTCGTGCTTCGCGGGCGCTATTGGCGGCGAGCAAGGCTTGGGCTTTCATCGAAGGGCGTGATTACGTATTGCCTGAAGATGTGCAGGCGGTTATTCCTGCGGTGTGTGAACATCGCTTGCGCGGGGCTTCTAGTCCTCAAGCGCAGAGTTTGAGTGAACAATTGCTTCACAGCGTTAACCCCTTGGGATAA